The proteins below are encoded in one region of Anaerolineae bacterium:
- the mrdA gene encoding penicillin-binding protein 2, with protein sequence MKDPLAKLNGVSETPVHTVLRIRILQIAAVLLFGVLLAQVGRMQIFQRDHYAQLANRMRFREIALPAQRGVMYDRYGELLVRNVPSFAVTVVPADLPEDPAVRARVIRRLVELLNIQDDSWVVPPYRQGGAGSPANWEAQALAESLRRREERRDPITYLTELLAEAEAFAPYQPVVIRSGVDRDIAFTIEEERLYLPGVQVTVQPQRSYPAGELMAHLLGYMGPIPRELRETYISQGYAPTDQVGLAGLEYQYEAELRGVKGRKTIEVDVAGREVRTIGEITPPTPGNNLVLSIDLALQRTTEQLLVKALQQAKSPSGVAIAMNPQNGEVLAMVSLPGYDNNLFAGGIKPEDYERLNADERRPLVNHAIMGQYPPGSTFKIVPAAGGLQEGVITPRTLIRCDGIMYVPNQYFPDDPTKAQPFYCWIHKYGHGHGDIALEEAIVQSCDIFFYQVAGGFQDFAGLGLERLASYAHAFGFGEPTGIDLPGEVKGLVPTAQWKRLNYSESWVKGDTYNMAIGQGFVLATPLQVVNAFAAIANGGSLYQPHVVRQIVDAEGKVVQEVGPQLIRRLPVEESYIREIQRGLEQAVERGTGRQAALQGIRVAGKTGTAEFPGKRDAKGNLPTHAWFAAYAPAEDPEIVV encoded by the coding sequence GTGAAAGACCCCCTGGCGAAGTTGAACGGCGTATCGGAAACGCCGGTCCATACGGTACTGCGCATCCGCATCCTGCAGATTGCGGCGGTACTGCTGTTTGGTGTACTGCTGGCCCAGGTGGGCAGGATGCAGATTTTCCAGCGCGACCATTACGCGCAGTTGGCCAACCGCATGCGCTTCCGCGAGATCGCCCTGCCGGCCCAGCGCGGTGTGATGTACGACCGCTACGGCGAACTGTTGGTGCGCAATGTGCCCAGCTTTGCCGTGACGGTGGTGCCGGCGGACCTGCCGGAAGACCCGGCTGTGCGGGCCAGGGTCATCCGCCGGCTGGTCGAACTGTTGAATATCCAGGATGACTCCTGGGTCGTTCCCCCGTACCGCCAGGGCGGCGCCGGCAGTCCCGCCAATTGGGAGGCACAGGCGCTGGCGGAAAGCCTGCGCCGGCGCGAGGAGCGCCGCGACCCCATCACCTACTTGACCGAACTGCTCGCGGAGGCCGAAGCCTTTGCCCCGTACCAACCGGTGGTCATCCGCAGTGGGGTGGACCGGGACATTGCCTTCACCATTGAGGAAGAGCGCCTGTATCTGCCGGGAGTGCAGGTGACGGTCCAGCCCCAACGCTCGTATCCGGCCGGCGAGCTGATGGCGCACCTGCTGGGGTACATGGGCCCCATCCCGCGCGAACTGCGCGAGACCTATATCTCCCAGGGCTATGCGCCCACCGACCAGGTGGGGCTGGCCGGCCTGGAGTATCAGTACGAGGCAGAACTGCGCGGGGTCAAAGGACGTAAGACCATCGAGGTGGACGTCGCCGGCCGGGAAGTCCGCACCATCGGGGAGATCACGCCGCCGACGCCGGGCAATAATCTGGTACTGAGCATTGACCTGGCGCTCCAACGCACCACGGAACAGCTCCTGGTGAAAGCCCTCCAGCAGGCCAAATCCCCGTCGGGTGTGGCGATCGCCATGAACCCCCAGAACGGGGAGGTGCTGGCGATGGTTTCTCTGCCGGGATATGACAATAACCTGTTTGCCGGCGGCATCAAGCCCGAAGATTACGAGCGGTTGAATGCTGATGAGCGCCGGCCGCTGGTGAACCATGCCATTATGGGCCAGTATCCGCCCGGCTCCACGTTCAAGATCGTGCCGGCCGCCGGCGGCCTGCAGGAAGGGGTCATCACCCCGCGGACGCTGATCCGCTGTGATGGCATCATGTACGTGCCGAACCAATACTTCCCGGATGATCCCACCAAGGCCCAGCCGTTTTACTGCTGGATTCACAAGTACGGACACGGTCACGGCGACATCGCGCTGGAGGAGGCCATCGTCCAGTCATGCGACATCTTCTTCTACCAGGTGGCCGGCGGCTTCCAGGACTTTGCCGGCCTGGGCCTGGAGCGGCTCGCCAGTTATGCCCATGCCTTCGGCTTCGGGGAACCCACCGGCATTGATTTGCCCGGCGAGGTGAAGGGGCTGGTCCCCACCGCCCAGTGGAAGCGCCTGAATTACAGTGAGAGCTGGGTCAAGGGTGACACTTATAATATGGCCATTGGGCAGGGCTTTGTGCTGGCGACCCCTTTGCAGGTGGTAAACGCCTTTGCGGCCATCGCCAACGGCGGCTCCCTGTATCAGCCGCATGTGGTGCGGCAGATCGTGGATGCGGAGGGCAAGGTGGTGCAGGAGGTCGGCCCACAGTTGATCCGCCGCCTGCCGGTGGAGGAGTCGTACATCCGGGAGATTCAGCGAGGGCTGGAGCAGGCGGTGGAGCGCGGCACCGGCCGGCAGGCGGCTCTGCAGGGAATTCGCGTGGCCGGCAAGACCGGCACAGCGGAATTCCCCGGCAAGCGCGATGCGAAAGGGAACCTGCCCACCCATGCCTGGTTCGCGGCCTACGCGCCGGCGGAGGATCCGGAGATCGTCGTGG